A single genomic interval of Bradyrhizobium sp. sBnM-33 harbors:
- a CDS encoding vitamin B12-dependent ribonucleotide reductase — protein sequence MRIERRNTTSGQSPYAGIDFRLTTSEIRNPDGSVVFRLENVEVPQFWSQVASDVLAQKYFRKAGVAARLKKVEEETVPSWLWRSVPDTEALALLPESERYVGETSAKQVFDRLAGCWTYWGWKGGYFSSDEDAQAFFDELRYQLAKQMVAPNSPQWFNTGLHWAYGIDGPGQGHYYVDWKTGKLTKSKSAYEHPQPHACFIQGIEDDLVNEGGIMDLWVREARLFKYGSGTGSNFSRLRGEGERLSGGGRSSGLMSFLKIGDRAAGAIKSGGTTRRAAKMVVVDVDHPDIETYIDWKVKEEQKVAALVTGSKINQKHLKAVLKACVNCEGSGDDCFDPEKNPALRREIKLARRALVPDNYIKRVIQFAKQGYKDIDFPIYDTDWDSEAYLTVSGQNSNNSVSLKDDFLRAVETDGDWNLIGRTNKKITKTLKARELWEKIGHAAWASADPGLHFNTTMNDWHTCKASGDIRASNPCSEYMFLDDTACNLASANLLTFYSTTTKRFDVEAYEHLCRLWTIVLEISVMMAQFPSKAIAELSYEFRTLGLGFANIGGLLMTMGLPYDSKEGRALCGGLTAIMTGVAYATSAEMAKELGPFPGYKKNAQHMLRVIRNHRRAAHGESRGYEALAVNPVPLDHASCPQADVIAHAKAAWDKALELGELNGYRNAQTTVVAPTGTIGLVMDCDTTGIEPDFALVKFKKLAGGGYWKIINQAVPAALRALGYSEAHIAEIEAYAVGHGSLSNAPGINVSTLKAKGFTDEALAKVEAALPTAFDIKFAFNKWTFGEDFLRDTLGLAPEAIAAPGFDLLAALGFTKREIEAANVHICGAMTVEGAPHLKAEHYAVFDCANPCGKIGKRYLSVESHIRMMAASQPFISGAISKTINMPNDATVEDCKAAYMLSWKLALKANALYRDGSKLSQPLNSQLISDDDDEDDAVEALYEKPMAARTAQVSEKIVEKLVERIVVMREREKMPDRRKGYTQKAVVGGHKVYLRTGEYDDGRLGEIFIDMHKEGAALRSFINNFAIAVSLGLQYGVPLEEYVDAFTFTRFEPAGPVQGNDSIKYATSILDYVFRELAVSYMSRFDLAHVDPTESNFDALGKGVEEGKEPSDQGQQATKYLSKGLTRSRTDNLVVMRGGDTDARGSHNVTAIAGHGPSARASDAHEGAVALRQESQHDLSPTEKLGALQWSKSGSAAVAVAPSKAERRAEAKAKGYEGEMCSECGNFTLVRNGTCMKCDTCGSTTGCS from the coding sequence ATGCGAATCGAGCGACGCAACACCACTTCCGGCCAGTCACCCTACGCAGGGATTGATTTCAGGCTGACGACATCGGAGATCCGCAACCCCGACGGTTCGGTCGTGTTCCGGCTCGAGAACGTCGAAGTGCCCCAGTTCTGGTCGCAGGTCGCCTCCGACGTGCTGGCCCAGAAGTATTTCCGGAAAGCCGGCGTCGCCGCGCGCCTGAAGAAGGTCGAGGAAGAGACCGTGCCGTCGTGGCTGTGGCGCTCGGTGCCCGACACCGAGGCGCTCGCCCTGCTCCCCGAAAGCGAGCGCTATGTCGGCGAGACCAGCGCCAAGCAGGTGTTCGATCGCCTCGCCGGCTGCTGGACCTATTGGGGCTGGAAGGGCGGCTATTTCTCGTCCGATGAGGACGCGCAGGCGTTTTTCGACGAGCTCCGCTACCAGCTCGCCAAGCAGATGGTCGCGCCGAACTCGCCGCAATGGTTCAACACCGGGCTGCATTGGGCCTACGGCATCGACGGCCCCGGCCAGGGCCACTATTACGTCGACTGGAAGACCGGTAAGCTGACGAAATCGAAGTCCGCTTACGAGCATCCGCAGCCGCACGCCTGCTTCATCCAGGGCATCGAGGACGACCTCGTCAACGAGGGCGGCATCATGGACCTCTGGGTGCGTGAGGCGCGCCTGTTCAAATACGGCTCCGGCACCGGCTCGAACTTCTCGCGCCTGCGCGGCGAAGGCGAGCGCCTGTCCGGCGGCGGCCGCTCCAGCGGTCTGATGAGTTTTCTGAAGATCGGCGACCGCGCAGCCGGCGCCATCAAGTCGGGCGGCACCACGCGCCGCGCGGCCAAGATGGTCGTGGTCGACGTCGATCACCCCGACATCGAGACCTATATCGACTGGAAGGTGAAGGAGGAGCAGAAGGTTGCGGCGCTGGTCACCGGCTCCAAGATCAACCAGAAGCACCTCAAGGCGGTGCTGAAGGCTTGCGTCAACTGCGAAGGCTCCGGCGACGACTGCTTCGACCCCGAGAAGAACCCAGCGCTCCGCCGCGAGATCAAGCTGGCGCGCCGCGCGCTGGTGCCCGACAATTACATCAAGCGGGTGATCCAGTTCGCCAAGCAGGGCTACAAGGACATCGATTTCCCGATCTACGACACCGACTGGGATTCGGAGGCCTATCTCACCGTCTCCGGCCAGAACTCCAACAACTCGGTCTCGCTGAAGGACGACTTCCTCCGCGCCGTCGAGACCGACGGCGACTGGAATCTGATCGGCCGCACCAACAAGAAGATCACCAAGACTCTCAAGGCCCGCGAGCTCTGGGAAAAGATCGGCCACGCCGCCTGGGCCTCGGCCGACCCCGGCCTGCACTTCAACACCACCATGAACGACTGGCACACCTGCAAGGCGTCCGGCGATATCCGCGCGTCGAATCCGTGCTCGGAATACATGTTCCTGGACGACACGGCGTGCAACCTGGCCTCCGCCAACCTGCTGACGTTCTATTCGACGACGACCAAGCGCTTCGACGTCGAGGCCTATGAGCACCTGTGCCGGCTCTGGACCATCGTGCTGGAAATCTCCGTGATGATGGCGCAATTCCCGTCGAAGGCGATCGCCGAACTCTCCTACGAGTTCCGCACGCTGGGCCTCGGCTTTGCCAATATCGGCGGCCTCCTGATGACCATGGGGCTCCCTTACGACTCCAAGGAAGGCCGCGCGCTGTGCGGCGGGCTGACCGCCATCATGACCGGCGTGGCGTATGCCACCTCGGCCGAGATGGCGAAAGAGCTCGGCCCCTTCCCCGGCTACAAGAAGAACGCCCAGCACATGCTGCGCGTGATCCGCAACCATCGCCGCGCGGCGCATGGCGAGAGCCGTGGCTATGAGGCGCTGGCGGTCAATCCCGTGCCGCTCGATCACGCCTCCTGCCCGCAAGCCGATGTCATCGCCCACGCCAAGGCCGCCTGGGACAAGGCGCTCGAACTCGGCGAACTCAACGGCTACCGCAACGCGCAGACGACTGTCGTGGCGCCGACCGGCACCATTGGCCTCGTGATGGATTGCGACACCACCGGCATCGAGCCTGACTTTGCGCTGGTGAAGTTCAAAAAGCTCGCCGGCGGCGGCTACTGGAAGATCATCAACCAGGCCGTTCCCGCAGCGCTGCGCGCGCTCGGCTACAGCGAAGCGCATATCGCGGAGATCGAGGCCTACGCCGTCGGCCACGGCTCGCTCTCCAACGCGCCCGGCATAAACGTCTCCACCCTGAAGGCAAAAGGCTTCACCGATGAAGCGCTGGCCAAAGTGGAAGCTGCATTGCCGACCGCGTTCGACATCAAGTTCGCCTTCAACAAGTGGACCTTCGGCGAGGACTTCCTGCGCGACACGCTCGGCCTCGCGCCGGAAGCGATCGCAGCCCCCGGCTTCGACCTGCTCGCAGCGCTGGGCTTCACCAAGCGCGAGATCGAGGCCGCCAACGTGCACATATGCGGCGCGATGACGGTCGAGGGAGCTCCCCACCTCAAGGCAGAACATTACGCGGTGTTCGACTGCGCCAACCCCTGCGGCAAGATCGGCAAGCGCTATCTGTCGGTCGAGAGCCACATCCGCATGATGGCGGCCTCGCAGCCGTTCATCTCGGGCGCGATCTCAAAAACCATCAACATGCCGAACGACGCCACGGTGGAGGATTGCAAGGCAGCCTACATGCTGTCCTGGAAGCTCGCGCTGAAGGCCAACGCGCTCTACCGCGACGGCTCGAAGCTGAGCCAGCCCTTGAACTCGCAGCTCATCTCCGATGATGACGACGAGGACGATGCGGTGGAGGCGCTCTACGAGAAGCCGATGGCCGCGCGCACCGCGCAGGTCTCGGAAAAGATCGTCGAAAAACTGGTCGAGCGCATCGTCGTGATGCGCGAGCGCGAGAAGATGCCGGATCGACGCAAGGGCTACACCCAGAAGGCGGTGGTCGGCGGCCATAAGGTGTACTTGCGCACCGGCGAGTATGACGACGGCCGTCTCGGCGAGATATTCATCGACATGCACAAGGAGGGCGCGGCGCTCCGCTCCTTCATCAACAACTTTGCGATCGCGGTCTCGCTCGGCCTGCAATACGGCGTGCCGCTGGAAGAATATGTCGACGCCTTCACCTTCACCCGCTTCGAGCCGGCGGGCCCCGTGCAGGGCAACGACTCGATCAAGTATGCGACCTCGATCCTCGACTATGTCTTCCGCGAGCTCGCGGTCAGCTACATGTCGCGCTTCGACCTGGCCCATGTCGATCCGACCGAGTCGAATTTCGACGCGCTCGGCAAGGGCGTCGAGGAAGGCAAGGAGCCGTCCGACCAGGGCCAGCAGGCCACAAAGTATCTGTCCAAGGGCCTGACACGCTCGCGCACGGATAACCTCGTCGTCATGCGCGGCGGCGATACGGACGCCCGCGGCTCCCACAACGTCACCGCGATCGCCGGCCACGGCCCCAGCGCCCGCGCCTCAGACGCGCATGAAGGCGCCGTCGCCTTAAGGCAAGAATCCCAGCACGATCTGTCGCCGACAGAAAAGCTGGGAGCCCTGCAATGGAGCAAGTCCGGCAGCGCCGCAGTCGCGGTCGCCCCAAGCAAGGCCGAACGTCGGGCAGAAGCCAAGGCCAAGGGCTACGAAGGCGAGATGTGCTCGGAGTGCGGCAACTTCACGCTGGTGCGGAACGGGACGTGTATGAAGTGTGATACGTGTGGCAGCACGACGGGGTGTTCGTGA
- a CDS encoding PepSY domain-containing protein yields the protein MRNVILPIVTALALGAATPAMAQDSGGRISMQVALDVATDLGVMTVSYTQFQGDQWEIKGRDRAGRWMEVYVDSRTGEVRHLNRGW from the coding sequence ATGCGAAACGTCATTCTTCCAATCGTCACCGCTTTGGCGCTTGGCGCAGCGACACCTGCCATGGCCCAGGATTCCGGTGGTCGAATCTCAATGCAGGTCGCGCTCGACGTCGCGACCGATCTCGGCGTCATGACGGTGTCCTATACCCAGTTCCAAGGCGATCAGTGGGAGATCAAAGGGCGCGACCGCGCAGGCCGCTGGATGGAGGTCTATGTCGACTCGCGAACCGGCGAGGTGCGCCACCTCAATCGCGGATGGTAG
- a CDS encoding tripartite tricarboxylate transporter substrate binding protein gives MFRQVRNHVRNFALAALAAASLLGAGSAQGAFPERPITLIVPWAAGGGTDAVARQIAHMLERDFKQRVNVVNRTGGSGVVGHQAIATAAPDGYTFGLITLEINLMHWVGLTDLTWEKYTPIALVNQDPAAIHVKADSPYKTVKELFAHIKANPNKVVASGTGQGGSWHVALAGLMQADGVSPGSIRWVPSTGAATALTDLAAGGVDFVACSMPEAEALLKAGRIRSLVFFSPKRAPNFPDVPTTEEATGHKWHKGVWRGFAAPKGLPKEIATQYETAIKKIWDSAEFKEFMNRRGFDMIYLDSAGFAEFMKADNEDNGKALKSLGLAK, from the coding sequence ATGTTTCGCCAAGTGAGAAATCATGTCAGAAATTTTGCGCTTGCGGCGCTTGCGGCCGCAAGCCTGCTCGGTGCCGGAAGCGCGCAAGGAGCCTTCCCGGAGCGGCCGATCACGCTGATCGTGCCGTGGGCCGCCGGCGGCGGCACCGACGCGGTCGCGCGCCAGATCGCCCACATGCTGGAACGGGATTTCAAGCAGCGCGTGAACGTCGTGAACCGCACGGGCGGGTCGGGCGTGGTCGGCCATCAGGCGATCGCCACCGCCGCGCCTGACGGATACACGTTTGGTCTCATCACGCTCGAGATCAACCTGATGCACTGGGTGGGGCTGACCGATCTCACCTGGGAGAAGTATACGCCGATCGCGCTTGTCAACCAGGACCCCGCCGCGATCCACGTGAAGGCGGACTCGCCTTACAAGACCGTCAAGGAGCTGTTCGCGCATATCAAGGCGAACCCGAACAAGGTGGTGGCCTCAGGCACGGGGCAGGGCGGAAGCTGGCATGTCGCGCTCGCCGGCCTGATGCAGGCCGACGGCGTTTCGCCCGGCTCGATCCGTTGGGTGCCGTCCACCGGCGCGGCGACCGCGCTGACCGATCTCGCGGCCGGCGGCGTCGACTTCGTCGCGTGCTCGATGCCGGAAGCCGAGGCGCTGCTCAAGGCGGGGCGTATCCGCAGTCTCGTGTTCTTCTCACCCAAGCGCGCGCCGAACTTCCCTGACGTGCCGACCACCGAGGAGGCGACGGGTCACAAGTGGCACAAGGGTGTGTGGCGCGGCTTTGCGGCGCCCAAGGGCCTGCCGAAGGAGATTGCCACGCAGTACGAGACCGCGATCAAGAAGATCTGGGACAGCGCGGAGTTCAAGGAGTTCATGAACAGGCGCGGCTTCGACATGATCTATCTGGATTCGGCTGGCTTCGCGGAGTTCATGAAGGCGGACAACGAGGACAACGGCAAGGCGCTGAAGTCGCTCGGGCTGGCAAAGTGA
- a CDS encoding DUF2846 domain-containing protein has translation MGSKIGALPLVFVGFLLASCASPRGVDEPPLQIPALKPGFGRVYFTRPSELTGAAIQPEIRMNNEVVGRSVPGGFSYVDRPPGKYAVTTATEVENAVTFQLAAGETKYIKTRVTPGILVGHVTPTLEFPEQGQSDVSRLRYVGP, from the coding sequence ATGGGGTCGAAGATCGGGGCGCTGCCCCTTGTGTTTGTCGGATTTTTGCTGGCCAGTTGCGCGAGTCCACGCGGCGTCGATGAACCGCCCTTGCAGATCCCGGCATTGAAGCCGGGTTTCGGCCGTGTCTACTTCACCCGGCCGTCCGAATTGACGGGGGCGGCTATTCAGCCCGAGATTCGGATGAACAACGAAGTCGTCGGCAGATCTGTGCCCGGCGGGTTCTCTTATGTCGACCGCCCCCCGGGGAAATACGCCGTAACAACGGCAACCGAGGTCGAAAATGCGGTTACGTTCCAATTGGCAGCGGGCGAGACGAAGTACATCAAGACAAGAGTGACGCCCGGCATACTCGTCGGCCATGTCACGCCGACACTCGAATTCCCCGAGCAGGGACAATCCGACGTAAGCCGCCTCAGGTACGTCGGCCCCTAA
- a CDS encoding DMT family transporter, with product MDQPTSGGDAPQKPDTKPALLGVACGVGAALFWALGFVATRHGLKVGFTPPDLLMHRFVWSGLVFLPLVLRAGIANLSGIGWGRGLVLMVLGGPVMSLISYTGFLFVPLGHGSVIQPSSATLGGLLLAAVFLRERVPPSRVLGAFVIVGGLAVIGAESIGHIGADGVLGDLLFVMTGLMFAVFGTLLRHWRVSAFSAATVISVLSLALLPLYAGLSGFARVVALGWAENALQALAQGILAGPAALYLFAFSIQTIGVARAAVFPATVPALTILAGWLLLGEPPTALQAAGLVTVLFGFYLAQRQR from the coding sequence ATGGACCAGCCGACCAGCGGCGGCGATGCTCCCCAGAAACCTGACACCAAACCGGCCCTGCTTGGGGTCGCATGCGGCGTGGGTGCGGCGCTGTTCTGGGCGCTCGGCTTTGTCGCGACCCGGCACGGGCTGAAGGTCGGCTTCACGCCGCCGGACCTGCTGATGCACCGCTTCGTGTGGTCCGGGCTGGTGTTCCTGCCGCTCGTGCTTCGCGCCGGCATCGCCAATCTCAGCGGCATCGGATGGGGCCGCGGACTGGTGCTGATGGTGCTGGGCGGGCCTGTGATGTCGCTCATCAGCTATACCGGCTTCCTGTTCGTGCCGCTCGGCCATGGCAGCGTCATCCAGCCCTCCAGCGCGACGCTCGGCGGCCTGCTGCTGGCAGCGGTGTTCTTGCGCGAGCGGGTTCCGCCCTCGCGCGTGCTCGGGGCGTTCGTCATCGTCGGCGGGCTTGCGGTGATCGGCGCCGAGTCGATCGGGCATATCGGCGCCGATGGCGTGCTGGGCGATCTGCTGTTCGTGATGACCGGATTGATGTTCGCCGTGTTCGGCACGCTGCTGCGCCATTGGCGCGTCTCCGCGTTCTCGGCCGCCACCGTCATCAGCGTGCTGTCGCTGGCGCTGCTGCCGCTCTATGCGGGCCTCAGTGGGTTTGCCCGTGTGGTGGCGCTGGGCTGGGCTGAAAACGCGCTGCAGGCGCTAGCACAGGGCATCCTGGCCGGCCCCGCCGCGCTGTATCTGTTCGCGTTCTCGATCCAGACCATCGGCGTCGCCCGCGCCGCGGTGTTCCCCGCGACCGTGCCGGCGCTGACGATCCTCGCCGGCTGGCTCCTGCTCGGCGAGCCCCCGACCGCGCTGCAGGCGGCGGGACTGGTCACGGTGCTGTTCGGCTTCTATCTGGCGCAAAGGCAGCGGTGA
- a CDS encoding ATP-dependent helicase has protein sequence MLAETTDQYLESLNPEQRRAVEHGIGSDGTIGLPLLVIAGAGSGKTNTLAHRVAHLIIRGADPRRMLLMTFSRRAAAEMTQRVERIARRVLGDKAGIMTEALTWAGTFHGIGARLLREYAESIGFDPAFTIHDREDSADLLNLVRHELGFSKTESRFPTKGTCLAIYSRCVNAQAPIETVLGQHYPWCSGWADELKQLFAAYVEAKQKQNVLDYDDLLLWWSQMVSEPAIAQQIGGRFDHVMVDEYQDTNRLQATILLALKPDGRGLTVVGDDAQSIYSFRAATVRNILDFPDHFSPRAEIVTLDRNYRSTQPVLAAANGVIGLARERFTKNLWTERTSAQLPRLVTVRDEADQARYIVEQVLANREQGSRLKEQAVLFRTSSHSGPLEIELTRRNIPFVKFGGLKFLDAAHVKDVLALLKFVENPRDRVAGFRVLHLLPGIGPASAQRILDQTTITSDPIAALAALPTPPRAGQDWTAFVETLGNISYSEWPVDIERIRLWYTPHLERIHEDAEVRLADLLQLEQIASGYPSRERFLTELTLDPPDATSDRSGAPLRDEDYLILSTIHSAKGQEWKSVYALNVVDGCMPSDLGAGTTAELEEERRLLYVAMTRAKDDLHLIVPQRFFVHGQQARGDRHVYASRTRFIPDHLVKLFDRQTWPAAAPAARATPNQNVQMDIRERMRGMWR, from the coding sequence GTGCTGGCTGAAACTACCGATCAATATCTGGAAAGCCTCAATCCCGAGCAGCGCAGGGCTGTCGAGCACGGCATCGGCTCGGATGGAACCATCGGCTTGCCGCTTCTCGTCATCGCGGGCGCGGGATCCGGAAAGACCAACACGCTGGCTCATCGTGTGGCCCACCTGATCATCAGAGGTGCCGACCCGCGCCGCATGCTGCTGATGACGTTTTCACGCCGTGCCGCCGCCGAGATGACGCAGCGGGTCGAGCGCATCGCGCGCCGCGTGCTCGGCGACAAGGCCGGTATCATGACGGAGGCGCTGACCTGGGCCGGCACCTTTCATGGCATCGGGGCGCGGTTGCTGCGCGAATACGCCGAGAGCATCGGCTTCGATCCGGCCTTCACCATCCATGATCGCGAGGATTCGGCAGACCTGCTCAACCTGGTGCGTCACGAGCTCGGATTTTCAAAGACCGAGTCCCGCTTTCCCACCAAGGGCACCTGCCTTGCGATCTATTCCCGTTGCGTGAACGCGCAGGCGCCGATCGAGACGGTACTCGGCCAGCATTATCCCTGGTGTTCGGGATGGGCTGACGAACTCAAGCAATTGTTCGCTGCTTACGTCGAGGCCAAGCAGAAGCAGAACGTGCTCGACTACGACGACCTCCTGCTGTGGTGGTCGCAGATGGTATCCGAGCCCGCAATCGCGCAGCAGATCGGCGGCCGGTTCGATCATGTCATGGTCGACGAATATCAAGATACCAACCGGCTGCAGGCGACGATTCTTTTGGCGCTCAAGCCGGATGGTCGCGGCCTGACTGTGGTGGGAGATGACGCGCAATCGATCTATTCGTTTCGTGCGGCCACTGTCCGGAACATTCTGGATTTCCCTGACCATTTCAGTCCGAGGGCCGAGATCGTCACGCTCGACCGCAACTATCGCTCGACCCAGCCGGTTCTCGCCGCCGCCAATGGCGTGATCGGATTGGCCAGGGAACGCTTCACCAAGAATCTCTGGACCGAGCGCACTTCGGCGCAGCTTCCGCGTCTCGTCACGGTTCGCGATGAGGCCGACCAGGCGCGCTACATCGTCGAGCAGGTGCTGGCGAACCGCGAACAGGGATCGCGGCTCAAGGAGCAGGCCGTCCTGTTCCGGACGTCGTCGCACAGCGGTCCGCTGGAGATCGAGTTGACGCGGCGCAATATTCCCTTCGTCAAGTTCGGCGGCCTGAAGTTTCTGGATGCCGCTCACGTCAAGGACGTGCTGGCGCTGCTCAAGTTCGTCGAGAACCCGCGCGACCGCGTCGCCGGATTCCGCGTGCTGCATCTATTGCCCGGCATTGGCCCGGCGTCGGCGCAGCGCATCCTCGATCAAACGACCATAACATCAGATCCGATCGCCGCGCTCGCGGCGCTGCCGACGCCGCCCCGCGCCGGCCAGGACTGGACCGCCTTCGTCGAAACGCTCGGCAATATCAGCTATTCGGAATGGCCTGTTGACATCGAACGCATCAGGCTCTGGTACACCCCGCATCTGGAGCGCATCCACGAGGATGCCGAAGTGCGGCTCGCCGACCTCTTGCAGCTCGAGCAGATCGCCTCGGGCTATCCGTCGCGCGAGCGCTTCCTGACCGAACTCACGCTCGATCCGCCTGATGCCACCAGCGATCGCTCCGGCGCGCCCCTGCGAGACGAAGACTATCTGATCCTGTCCACGATCCATTCTGCAAAGGGACAGGAGTGGAAGTCGGTCTACGCCCTGAACGTCGTCGACGGCTGCATGCCGTCCGATCTCGGCGCCGGCACCACGGCCGAACTCGAAGAAGAGCGGCGTCTTCTTTACGTCGCGATGACGCGCGCCAAGGACGATCTGCACCTGATCGTGCCGCAGCGCTTCTTCGTGCATGGTCAGCAGGCGCGCGGCGACCGCCATGTCTATGCGTCGCGGACGCGGTTCATCCCGGACCATCTTGTGAAGCTGTTCGATCGGCAGACATGGCCGGCAGCGGCCCCGGCGGCACGCGCGACGCCAAATCAAAACGTGCAGATGGATATTCGTGAGCGCATGCGCGGCATGTGGCGCTAG
- a CDS encoding cupin domain-containing protein: MQSSEPRADEPPGRANARAATSAPGAVVPLHEHTALEQTFMLEGSLEDAEGACRAGDFVWRPGGNIHVAHAPDGATFLAIFNRPNRFFDGTRFFTAGS, translated from the coding sequence ATGCAAAGTAGCGAGCCTAGGGCGGATGAGCCACCGGGTCGCGCGAATGCGCGCGCAGCGACGAGCGCGCCCGGCGCCGTCGTGCCGCTGCACGAGCACACCGCGCTCGAACAGACGTTTATGCTCGAAGGCTCGCTGGAAGACGCCGAAGGCGCTTGCCGTGCCGGCGACTTCGTCTGGCGCCCGGGCGGCAACATCCACGTAGCGCACGCGCCTGATGGCGCGACGTTCCTGGCGATATTTAACCGGCCGAATAGGTTTTTCGATGGGACGAGGTTTTTTACGGCGGGATCGTAG
- a CDS encoding BA14K family protein gives MRLSALSAAVAERAGVLCCVLFMVISAQALAQTSATDDPSPTAAQPSVPAQEKPAAAAEEKPPAADDKPAIVEQKPAPAEEKPAIAQDKPAAVEEKSAATDDKPAIVEQKPAPVEEKSAIAQDKPAAMEEKSAATDDKPAIVEQKPAPTEEKPAVVQDKPAAAPQKLAVPDAKPAVVGQKPAPTEEKPAVALEKPALKQKSVAKQSKSAVQSKGAEHSEPVQPARAAHKPRERTVVMVCTQFRTYNPSSGTYRGYDGQTHSCR, from the coding sequence ATGCGTTTGTCAGCTCTATCGGCCGCCGTCGCTGAGCGCGCCGGCGTGCTATGTTGTGTCTTGTTCATGGTGATAAGCGCTCAAGCGCTCGCGCAGACGTCGGCCACGGACGATCCGAGCCCGACCGCAGCGCAGCCCTCAGTGCCCGCGCAGGAAAAGCCTGCGGCCGCTGCAGAAGAGAAACCGCCTGCCGCGGACGACAAGCCCGCCATCGTCGAGCAGAAGCCAGCGCCCGCGGAGGAGAAACCAGCAATCGCGCAGGACAAGCCCGCGGCGGTGGAGGAGAAGTCGGCTGCCACGGACGACAAGCCTGCCATCGTAGAGCAGAAGCCGGCGCCCGTGGAGGAGAAATCAGCAATCGCGCAGGACAAGCCCGCAGCGATGGAGGAGAAGTCGGCTGCAACGGACGATAAGCCTGCCATCGTAGAGCAGAAGCCGGCGCCCACGGAGGAGAAACCAGCTGTCGTGCAGGACAAGCCGGCGGCCGCGCCGCAGAAGCTGGCCGTCCCGGACGCGAAACCTGCGGTCGTCGGGCAGAAGCCGGCTCCTACCGAGGAAAAGCCAGCGGTTGCGCTCGAGAAGCCCGCCTTGAAGCAGAAATCTGTCGCCAAGCAATCAAAAAGCGCTGTCCAAAGCAAAGGGGCAGAGCACAGTGAACCGGTGCAACCGGCCAGGGCAGCCCACAAGCCGCGCGAGCGGACCGTGGTCATGGTCTGCACCCAATTCCGCACCTACAATCCGTCGTCCGGGACTTACCGAGGCTACGACGGCCAGACGCATTCTTGCCGATAG